The bacterium region GAAGCCCCAAAACTCACCGGTTTTTGATTGATCTCTAGTACCCGGTTTGGACCATACATCCCTAGCTCTCTAATGTGTGTTTCCAAGACCCGCTTGACAGTTTCTTGGCTTTCTTCTCCGCAATTGTATAGACCATTCCTCAATGGACAACGACCGATCAGAGGTTTTGTAAGTACTTTGATCTTCCCGTCCTTCACTTTCACCAGGGCTTTGGCAATTTCAAGTGTATGCTCTGACATAATATACCCTCAATTTACGGGCTCGGTTATGCTTACGGAAAATAGTGGGGAGATTTCTGAATCCCCAAACACAAGGTCGATATTCCTCAGCCAATCGCTCAAAGTTGTGAACCACAACTGTTAACAAATTAGTTAGGCGATTTTAGTCCCAGCACCTGGGCCATACAAGGCATTGAATATCTCCTCGATCTTTACTACAACTGCGGCTTTTGCAGGTAGCTTGTCGTTGATGCTATGTACAAAGGTCCTCATATCATCATAAATCTGGCCGTCTTTATGGATCTTTGCGCTTCCTTTGATCTGGAATGATTTGCTGGTTTCAGGATTGTAGCATAGTATTGAGACCTTTGGATTCTCCGCTAGATTTGCAGCGGTCTTATTGAAAAAATTATCCACTAGCATCAAAGTCTCATCATCGAGTATCCTCACAAGCCCAACGAAGACAACATTAGGCACACCGGCCTTATTTGCTGTAGCTATAGGAATGGGCTTTTGCTTTTCGAGGGTCTCTCTAACATCTTTGGGCATATTTACCATATTAATTCCCTCATTAGATATAAATAGAAATAAATTATAGTCCTGCTCTCTGGACTATAACATCCGCGACCTGTTTGGCACTCTTGAATGGGAAATCGCTTGCTTTTAGGACTTTCCCGGCGTCTCCAGCTGTAAGCTCAACATCTCCTGCCTTGCACTTTGTGGCCGCTCCCTGTGGCATTGCTGCCAAAAGCTCTTCAGGCGTGTTTATAGGGAACTTCGCACCCTTAAGCGCACCTTCGATCTGGGCATGTATCTCGTCTTTTATGCTCATGTTTTCACCTTCAAT contains the following coding sequences:
- a CDS encoding pyridoxamine 5'-phosphate oxidase, producing the protein MVNMPKDVRETLEKQKPIPIATANKAGVPNVVFVGLVRILDDETLMLVDNFFNKTAANLAENPKVSILCYNPETSKSFQIKGSAKIHKDGQIYDDMRTFVHSINDKLPAKAAVVVKIEEIFNALYGPGAGTKIA